From the Musa acuminata AAA Group cultivar baxijiao chromosome BXJ3-7, Cavendish_Baxijiao_AAA, whole genome shotgun sequence genome, one window contains:
- the LOC103991753 gene encoding brassinosteroid-responsive RING protein 1, whose translation MSISRENCYSTLVLFRFLREVVVFLSLMVNWLFFPCYDWWPTSSSAEDEAEGGKGAEDRARHRAAAQAVRETLHVSTYGEVAGEEEEAGAVATACAVCLSEVSRWDKVWELRNCRHVFHQGCLDRWLDHDEHLSCPLCREPLLARRPPSLPPPPPEASWAVERLLYLFGDDLLPAPSS comes from the coding sequence ATGAGCATCTCAAGGGAGAACTGCTACTCGACCCTTGTGCTGTTCCGATTCCTTAGAGAGGTTGTAGTCTTCTTGTCTCTCATGGTCAATTGGCTCTTCTTTCCCTGCTACGACTGGTGGCCTACTTCTTCATCCGCTGAAGACGAAGCGGAAGGAGGCAAAGGAGCAGAGGACAGAGCTCGTCACCGCGCCGCGGCGCAAGCGGTGAGGGAGACCCTCCACGTGTCGACCTACGGCGAGGTggcgggagaggaggaggaggccggcGCCGTCGCCACGGCGTGCGCGGTGTGCCTGAGCGAGGTGAGCAGGTGGGACAAGGTGTGGGAGCTGAGGAACTGCAGGCATGTGTTCCACCAGGGATGCCTCGACCGGTGGCTCGACCACGACGAGCACCTCAGCTGCCCCCTCTGTCGCGAACCGCTCCTGGCTCGGCGGCCGCCGTCtcttccaccgccgccgccggaggccagctgggcggtggaacGTCTCCTCTACCTTTTCGGAGACGACCTCCTCCCTGCCCCTTCTTCATAG
- the LOC135642347 gene encoding uncharacterized protein LOC135642347: MATRRLFALRPARLLSLPPSAPRCRQGPAQHRRGLTASTLIKGSKKKQKEASKPTTPPSPDRLKKRTRSGAKFDRGLYRRYADPARGHVPVMLGEVLDVFGTLHLRSFVDCTLGVAGHSAAIIEAHRELELYVGMDVDPAVHDEARARIERLLAEDSRGSSLEAYTHVRNFKYIKSVLGGVDENLLDVGVNGILMDLGMSSMQVDDSGRGFSVLSDGPLDMRMNPQASLTAEDILNSWPESEVGKILRDYGEESNWHFLQKQIVKARASVGLHSTSDLVDLVRRASGRSGGREGWIKTATRVFQALRIAVNDELKTLEDALYACFDCLSSGGRLVVISFHSLEDRIVKQTFLDMIEKPEGDDDKGEISSGLSLLATESEAETWSKNRVQGRQGIVLTKRPITPTKEEEKLNRRCRSAKLRVLQKI, from the exons ATGGCGACGCGGCGGCTATTCGCCCTCCGCCCGGCTCGTCTCCTCTCTCTCCCACCTTCCGCCCCCCGCTGCCGGCAAGGACCGGCGCAGCACCGTAGAGGGCTCACCGCGTCCACCCTcatcaaaggaagcaagaagaagcagaaggaGGCGTCTAAGCCCACGACGCCGCCGTCGCCCGACCGCCTCAAGAAGCGAACGCGCTCGGGGGCGAAGTTCGACCGCGGCCTTTACCGGCGATACGCTGACCCTGCCCGCGGCCACGTGCCCGTCATGCTCGGCGAGGTGCTCGACGTCTTCGGCACCCTCCACCTCCGCTCCTTCGTCGACTGCACCCTCGGAGTCGCCGGCCACTCCGCCGCT ATTATAGAAGCTCATCGAGAGTTGGAGCTGTACGTGGGGATGGACGTGGACCCTGCAGTCCACGACGAGGCTCGGGCCCGGATAGAGAGGCTCTTGGCCGAGGATTCGCGTGGCAGCAGCTTGGAAGCTTACACTCATGTCAGGAACTTCAAGTACATCAAGTCAGTGCTCGGCGGCGTGGACGAGAACCTGTTGGATGTGGGCGTGAATGGGATCTTGATGGACCTCGGAATGTCATCTATGCAG GTCGACGATTCAGGAAGAGGATTCAGTGTGCTCAGCGATGGGCCTCTGGATATGCGCATGAACCCTCAG GCAAGTTTGACAGCAGAGGATATCTTGAATTCGTGGCCTGAGTCTGAAGTTGGAAAGATATTGCGTGATTATGGGGAGGAAAGCAACTGGCATTTTCTTCAGAAACAAATTGTGAAAGCTCGTGCGAGCGTGGGGTTGCATTCTACAAGTGATCTTGTCGATCTTGTGAGAAGGGCATCTGGCAGATCAGGAG GTAGGGAAGGATGGATCAAGACTGCTACACGGGTTTTTCAAGCGCTAAGGATAGCAGTTAATGATGAACTAAAGACACTAGAAGATGCACTCTATGCGTGCTTCGATTGTCTCTCCTCTGGTGGTCGGCTCGTCGTTATCTCATTCCACAGTTTGGAGGATAGAATTGTGAAGCAGACCTTTCTTGACATGATCGAAAAGCCCGAAGGGGATGATGACAAGGGTGAGATTTCTTCCGGTTTGAGTTTGCTTGCAACTGAGAGCGAAGCAGAAACTTGGAGTAAGAACAGAGTTCAAGGGAGGCAAGGGATTGTTCTCACCAAGCGACCCATAACACccacaaaggaagaagagaaactgAACCGCAGGTGTAGAAGCGCCAAGCTTAGGGTTCTTCAAAAGATCTGA
- the LOC135642346 gene encoding pentatricopeptide repeat-containing protein At3g14730-like — protein MSCMLVDDPLNMIIKPVFALRPCLRLRRNFHSDLHEYVSQLQLCASRRHLPKARELHARLLATGLHASPVATSALISLYSKCARPADALSVFLSAPAHPSNLFVWNAAIAGLASNGLPSDALRLFRRLSSEPGLSPDEFSFPCAIRACSDLGASDEVRKIHATLFKVGFDAEVFAASALIRAYLNMGLAGEAVKVFDELHHRDVAIWNAMVNGFAQLGQFARSMDYFRQMMSEGMVPSKFTVTGVLSVFTARADLGNGRKIHAFVIKMGLDDEIAVSNSLIDLYGKCHALEEAEEIYESMQEWDAYSWNSMMSAYQYSAHHAGTLQLFRRMRRNGVMPDAVTIAAVLPACSQVAALRFGREIHGFAITSGMRGVKDDVFVDNALMDMYAKCGALEEARLLFNGMPSRDVASWNIMIDAYGAHGRGAEAVELFEQMVAVGPAPDEVTFVGVLSACSHAGLVEAGKDLLQRMEAEFGLAPSMEHYACVADMLGRAGLLEEAKRVAEKAGAGGAGVWRAYLAACRMHGKSAQASEAAQRVAEMEPQGSGSYVLLASTYGGAGKYSELAEVRSQMRRKGLRKAPGCSWVEVGGARMHAFVAGDQEHPEAAEIYTALHGLMGWMREAWGYVPEVSAAHGE, from the coding sequence ATGTCATGTATGCTTGTtgacgacccattaaacatgatcattaaGCCTGTCTTCGCCCTTCGCCCATGTCTTCGCCTTCGTAGGAACTTCCACTCCGACCTCCACGAGTACGTCTCCCAGCTCCAGCTCTGCGCCTCCCGCCGACATCTCCCCAAGGCCCGGGAGCTCCATGCCCGCCTCCTCGCCACCGGCCTCCACGCCTCACCCGTCGCCACCTCGGCCCTCATCTCCCTCTACTCCAAATGCGCCCGCCCCGCCGACGCCCTCTCCGTCTTCCTCTCCGCCCCGGCTCACCCGTCTAACCTCTTCGTCTGGAATGCCGCCATCGCAGGTCTTGCCTCCAACGGCCTCCCTTCCGACGCCCTCCGCCTCTTCCGCCGCCTCTCCTCGGAGCCGGGACTCTCCCCGGACGAGTTCTCCTTCCCTTGCGCCATCAGGGCCTGCTCCGATCTCGGTGCGTCGGATGAGGTCCGGAAGATTCATGCGACGTTGTTCAAGGTCGGTTTCGACGCTGAAGTGTTCGCTGCCAGCGCGTTGATCCGTGCGTACTTGAACATGGGACTTGCGGGTGAGGCTGTTAAGGTGTTCGATGAATTGCACCATCGGGATGTCGCCATTTGGAACGCCATGGTGAATGGTTTTGCGCAGTTGGGTCAGTTTGCTCGCTCTATGGATTATTTCCGCCAGATGATGAGCGAAGGAATGGTTCCGAGTAAGTTCACTGTTACCGGCGTCCTATCTGTGTTTACCGCGAGGGCTGACCTCGGAAATGGTCGAAAGATTCAcgcttttgtcataaaaatgggGTTAGACGATGAGATTGCTGTCTCCAACTCGCTCATTGACCTCTACGGCAAGTGCCACGCattggaggaggcggaggagatcTACGAGTCGATGCAGGAGTGGGATGCCTACTCATGGAATTCGATGATGTCTGCTTACCAGTACTCCGCTCATCATGCAGGGACTCTCCAACTGTTCCGTCGGATGAGACGCAACGGAGTGATGCCGGACGCCGTCACTATTGCTGCCGTCCTTCCAGCTTGCTCTCAGGTGGCAGCGCTAAGGTTCGGGAGAGAAATCCATGGCTTCGCCATTACAAGCGGCATGAGGGGTGTCAAAGACGATGTCTTTGTTGACAACGCCTTGATGGACATGTACGCCAAATGTGGCGCTTTGGAGGAAGCGAGACTCCTGTTCAATGGGATGCCAAGCCGAGATGTGGCCTCATGGAACATCATGATCGATGCGTATGGCGCACATGGACGGGGAGCGGAGGCCGTCGAACTCTTCGAGCAGATGGTGGCAGTAGGTCCGGCTCCCGATGAGGTGACATTTGTCGGGGTGCTCTCAGCCTGCAGCCATGCCGGGCTGGTGGAGGCTGGAAAGGACTTGCTTCAGCGAATGGAGGCAGAATTCGGGTTGGCACCATCGATGGAGCACTACGCATGCGTAGCAGACATGCTAGGCCGAGCTGGCTTGCTGGAGGAGGCCAAGAGGGTGGCGGAGAAGGCAGGGGCGGGAGGCGCTGGTGTGTGGAGGGCATATCTAGCAGCGTGCCGGATGCATGGGAAGTCGGCGCAGGCATCCGAAGCAGCGCAGAGAGTGGCGGAAATGGAACCCCAAGGAAGCGGGAGTTACGTGCTTCTGGCTAGTACTTATGGCGGTGCCGGTAAGTACAGTGAGTTGGCAGAGGTCAGGAGCCAAATGAGGAGAAAGGGGCTGAGGAAGGCACCTGGATGCAGCTGGGTGGAGGTCGGAGGAGCGAGGATGCACGCCTTCGTTGCAGGCGACCAGGAGCACCCAGAGGCGGCGGAGATATACACGGCGCTGCACGGGCTGATGGGGTGGATGAGGGAGGCGTGGGGGTACGTTCCTGAGGTGAGCGCTGCTCACGGCGAGTGA
- the LOC135642329 gene encoding uncharacterized protein LOC135642329, translating into MASILPKVVPYKPPFACPLRLLRLSSSTRTRTRAEATGRTGFVMSSAPALLAALVVLSSSAVPSSPDTLYDVPQTLSGDDKKQARIQRPKSRKAEKCVGKCVTTCILGGAGSPGEGPFNIRRPLVVFKDGFRSRQYCLVECSDICNLIKDGEDGP; encoded by the exons ATGGCAAGCATACTGCCGAAGGTCGTCCCGTACAAACCCCCGTTCGCCTGTCCTCTTCGCCTTCTCCGGCTTAGTAGCAGCACGAGGACAAGGACAAGAGCAGAAGCGACGGGGAGAACGGGCTTCGTGATGAGCTCCGCGCCGGCTTTGCTTGCAGCACTCGTCGTCCTCTCGTCCTCCGCCGTCCCTTCGTCGCCGGACACGCTGTATGACGTGCCGCAGACCCTTTCCG GGGATGACAAGAAGCAGGCCAGAATCCAACGGCCGAAGTCGAGGAAAGCGGAGAAATGTGTCGGCAAGTGTGTCACCACGTGCATTCTGGGCGGCGCCGGCTCACCGGGCGAAGGACCCTTCAATATTAGAAG GCCTCTTGTGGTGTTCAAGGATGGATTCCGCAGTCGTCAGTACTG TTTGGTAGAGTGCTCAGACATCTGCAACCTAATCAAGGATGGAGAAGATGGCCCTTGA
- the LOC135642328 gene encoding uncharacterized protein LOC135642328 isoform X2, giving the protein MCEPPILRCRTNLKASSPENCLNAKRNHDAKLHLGYLDELKAEGSYEFQENCQIGELGRTTSCKRNVSKHSCRFQLEQDVQRLQQLLNEEMELHVVLENALEHAAVTLSDLSCLPNDAQELLSNIASLEMTVSRLEEEMISLHFQLIQERNERRLAEYRLKQLPSQPVKVCPSQNDTIGSMLDQEEKLPEENLQHVPTESFRKQIPVKGLWNNPNQLSEEIVRCMKNIFISLADVSIVSSRLSSDIIRFPLSPVGLLSNSSHCSISESSISSWAHSPRVGLQCNNDLLAMGTTFDPYRAHGKLCWADIGNYSLATEVSWMSVEKKQLEYAAGALRRFRSLIEQLAEVNPVHLKGDEKLAFWINLYNALIMHAYLAYGVPRSDMKLFSLMQKAAYTVGGHSFSAACIEYGILKMKPPVHRPQTALFLALHKLKLSEEQKKFSIETFEPLVTFALSCGSYSSPAVKIYSPANVKEELQEAQRDYVRASVGVSSKGKLLVPKMLYCFARGIVDDANLAIWISQFLPQQQAAFVQQCMSQRRQRFLGSCNFRVMAFDSRFRYLFLPEKLT; this is encoded by the exons GAAAATTGTCAAATTGGAGAACTTGGAAGGACAACTTCGTGCAAAAGAAATGTTTCTAAACATTCGTGTAGGTTTCAGCTTGAACAAGAT GTTCAAAGGCTCCAGCAATTGTTGAATGAGGAAATGGAATTGCATGTTGTCCTTGAAAATGCCCTGGAACATGCTGCTGTAACATTGTCTGACTTGTCGTGCCTTCCAAATGAT GCACAAGAATTGTTGTCTAATATAGCCTCATTGGAGATGACTGTTTCCAGACTAGAAGAAgagatgatttctttgcattttcagCTTATTcaagaaagaaatgaaagaagaCTTGCTGAGTATCGACTAAAACAATTGCCTTCACAACCAGTGAAAGTCTGCCCTTCTCAAAAT GATACGATAGGCAGCATGCTCGATCAAGAAGAGAAGTTACCTGAGGAAAATCTTCAGCATGTACCAACTGAGAGTTTTAGAAAACAAATCCCAGTCAAAGGCTTATGGAACAACCCTAATCAGTTGTCCGAGGAGATAGTCCGctgtatgaaaaatattttcatcTCACTAGCAGATGTTTCTATTGTATCATCCAGATTGTCATCAGATATCATTCGCTTTCCTCTATCTCCTGTGGGGCTTCTTTCAAATTCATCACATTGTTCGATATCTGAATCGTCAATTTCATCATGGGCACACAGTCCTCGAGTGGGTCTACAATGTAATAATGATCTTTTAGCCATGGGAACTACTTTTGATCCTTACAGAGCTCATGGAAAACTATGTTGGGCTGATATTGGAAATTATAGTTTAGCAACTGAAGTCTCCTGGATGTCAGTGGAGAAAAAGCAACTTGAATATGCTGCTGGTGCGCTAAGGCGATTCAG ATCACTGATTGAGCAACTAGCAGAAGTAAATCCAGTCCACCTTAAGGGAGATGAGAAGCTGGCATTTTGGATCAATTTATACAATGCATTAATCATGCAC GCTTATCTTGCCTATGGCGTTCCACGGAGTGACATGAAATTATTTTCTTTGATGCAAAAG GCTGCATATACTGTTGGAGGGCACTCATTTAGCGCTGCTTGCATCGAGTACGGAATACTAAAAATGAAGCCACCAGTCCATAGGCCTCAAACT GCTTTGTTTCTTGCCCTTCACAAGTTGAAGCTATCAGAGGAGCAGAAAAAGTTCTCAATTGAGACATTCGAGCCACTCGTGACATTTGCTCTAAGTTGTGGATCATATTCTTCCCCTGCG GTAAAGATCTACAGCCCTGCAAACGTGAAGGAGGAGTTACAAGAGGCTCAGCGTGACTACGTACGGGCCTCAGTTGGAGTCAGCAGCAAAGGGAAGCTTCTGGTTCCGAAGATGCTTTACTGTTTTGCCAGAGGCATCGTCGACGATGCCAACCTAGCAATTTGGATCTCTCAGTTTCTCCCGCAGCAACAAGCAGCCTTTGTTCAGCAGTGCATGTCGCAGAGACGGCAGAGGTTTCTTGGCTCCTGCAACTTCCGAGTTATGGCCTTTGATTCCCGGTTTCGCTACCTTTTCTTGCCTGAGAAATTAACATGA
- the LOC135642328 gene encoding uncharacterized protein LOC135642328 isoform X1, whose amino-acid sequence MCEPPILRCRTNLKASSPENCLNAKRNHDAKLHLGYLDELKAEGSYEFQENCQIGELGRTTSCKRNVSKHSCRFQLEQDVQRLQQLLNEEMELHVVLENALEHAAVTLSDLSCLPNDAQELLSNIASLEMTVSRLEEEMISLHFQLIQERNERRLAEYRLKQLPSQPVKVCPSQNVKNDTIGSMLDQEEKLPEENLQHVPTESFRKQIPVKGLWNNPNQLSEEIVRCMKNIFISLADVSIVSSRLSSDIIRFPLSPVGLLSNSSHCSISESSISSWAHSPRVGLQCNNDLLAMGTTFDPYRAHGKLCWADIGNYSLATEVSWMSVEKKQLEYAAGALRRFRSLIEQLAEVNPVHLKGDEKLAFWINLYNALIMHAYLAYGVPRSDMKLFSLMQKAAYTVGGHSFSAACIEYGILKMKPPVHRPQTALFLALHKLKLSEEQKKFSIETFEPLVTFALSCGSYSSPAVKIYSPANVKEELQEAQRDYVRASVGVSSKGKLLVPKMLYCFARGIVDDANLAIWISQFLPQQQAAFVQQCMSQRRQRFLGSCNFRVMAFDSRFRYLFLPEKLT is encoded by the exons GAAAATTGTCAAATTGGAGAACTTGGAAGGACAACTTCGTGCAAAAGAAATGTTTCTAAACATTCGTGTAGGTTTCAGCTTGAACAAGAT GTTCAAAGGCTCCAGCAATTGTTGAATGAGGAAATGGAATTGCATGTTGTCCTTGAAAATGCCCTGGAACATGCTGCTGTAACATTGTCTGACTTGTCGTGCCTTCCAAATGAT GCACAAGAATTGTTGTCTAATATAGCCTCATTGGAGATGACTGTTTCCAGACTAGAAGAAgagatgatttctttgcattttcagCTTATTcaagaaagaaatgaaagaagaCTTGCTGAGTATCGACTAAAACAATTGCCTTCACAACCAGTGAAAGTCTGCCCTTCTCAAAATGTGAAAAAT GATACGATAGGCAGCATGCTCGATCAAGAAGAGAAGTTACCTGAGGAAAATCTTCAGCATGTACCAACTGAGAGTTTTAGAAAACAAATCCCAGTCAAAGGCTTATGGAACAACCCTAATCAGTTGTCCGAGGAGATAGTCCGctgtatgaaaaatattttcatcTCACTAGCAGATGTTTCTATTGTATCATCCAGATTGTCATCAGATATCATTCGCTTTCCTCTATCTCCTGTGGGGCTTCTTTCAAATTCATCACATTGTTCGATATCTGAATCGTCAATTTCATCATGGGCACACAGTCCTCGAGTGGGTCTACAATGTAATAATGATCTTTTAGCCATGGGAACTACTTTTGATCCTTACAGAGCTCATGGAAAACTATGTTGGGCTGATATTGGAAATTATAGTTTAGCAACTGAAGTCTCCTGGATGTCAGTGGAGAAAAAGCAACTTGAATATGCTGCTGGTGCGCTAAGGCGATTCAG ATCACTGATTGAGCAACTAGCAGAAGTAAATCCAGTCCACCTTAAGGGAGATGAGAAGCTGGCATTTTGGATCAATTTATACAATGCATTAATCATGCAC GCTTATCTTGCCTATGGCGTTCCACGGAGTGACATGAAATTATTTTCTTTGATGCAAAAG GCTGCATATACTGTTGGAGGGCACTCATTTAGCGCTGCTTGCATCGAGTACGGAATACTAAAAATGAAGCCACCAGTCCATAGGCCTCAAACT GCTTTGTTTCTTGCCCTTCACAAGTTGAAGCTATCAGAGGAGCAGAAAAAGTTCTCAATTGAGACATTCGAGCCACTCGTGACATTTGCTCTAAGTTGTGGATCATATTCTTCCCCTGCG GTAAAGATCTACAGCCCTGCAAACGTGAAGGAGGAGTTACAAGAGGCTCAGCGTGACTACGTACGGGCCTCAGTTGGAGTCAGCAGCAAAGGGAAGCTTCTGGTTCCGAAGATGCTTTACTGTTTTGCCAGAGGCATCGTCGACGATGCCAACCTAGCAATTTGGATCTCTCAGTTTCTCCCGCAGCAACAAGCAGCCTTTGTTCAGCAGTGCATGTCGCAGAGACGGCAGAGGTTTCTTGGCTCCTGCAACTTCCGAGTTATGGCCTTTGATTCCCGGTTTCGCTACCTTTTCTTGCCTGAGAAATTAACATGA